A genomic stretch from Myripristis murdjan chromosome 12, fMyrMur1.1, whole genome shotgun sequence includes:
- the purbb gene encoding transcriptional regulator protein Pur-beta: MVELKMADGDSGSERGGSSGGGGGSGFQHFQRDQETQELASKRLDIQNKRFYLDVKQNNKGRFIKIAEVGAGGSKSRLTLSLSVAAEFRDYLGDFIEHYAQLGPSSPEQIAQSTVGEDGGPRRALKSEFLVRENRKYYLDLKENQRGRFLRIRQTVNRGPGFGVGGPVGGMLAGQTIALPAQGLIEFRDALAKLIDDYGGDDEELAGGTAAGGYGELPQGTTIIVDSKRFFFDVGSNKYGVFLRVSEVKPSYRNSITIPFKAWGKFGGTFCRYAELMREIQERQQDKMYERRDESEGDDVDDD; the protein is encoded by the coding sequence ATGGTGGAGCTGAAGATGGCGGATGGCGACAGCGGGAGTGAGCGCGGTGGGAGCAGCGGGGGAGGCGGTGGAAGCGGCTTCCAGCACTTCCAGAGGGACCAGGAGACCCAGGAGCTGGCGTCCAAGCGCCTCGACATCCAGAATAAGCGCTTCTACCTGGACGTCAAGCAGAACAACAAGGGCAGGTTCATCAAAATCGCCGAGGTTGGGGCCGGGGGCTCCAAAAGTCGCCTGACACTCTCCCTGTCAGTGGCGGCGGAGTTCCGCGACTACCTTGGGGATTTCATTGAGCACTACGCCCAACTTGGGCCTAGCAGTCCGGAGCAAATCGCCCAGTCCACTGTTGGAGAGGACGGCGGGCCCCGGCGAGCTTTGAAGAGCGAGTTTCTCGTCCGGGAGAACCGCAAATACTACCTGGACTTGAAAGAGAACCAGCGGGGGAGGTTCTTGCGGATCCGGCAGACCGTTAACCGCGGACCGGGGTTTGGAGTCGGGGGCCCAGTGGGCGGCATGCTAGCCGGGCAGACCATAGCCCTTCCGGCCCAGGGGTTAATTGAGTTTAGAGACGCCCTTGCCAAGCTTATTGATGATTACGGAGGAGACGACGAGGAGCTGGCCGGGGGAACCGCGGCCGGCGGCTATGGCGAGCTTCCCCAGGGCACGACCATCATCGTGGACTCCAAACGCTTTTTTTTCGACGTCGGATCCAACAAATACGGAGTGTTCCTGCGGGTCAGCGAGGTGAAGCCGAGCTACAGGAACTCTATCACCATCCCGTTCAAAGCCTGGGGCAAGTTTGGAGGGACTTTCTGCAGATACGCCGAGCTGATGAGGGAGATCCAGGAGAGGCAGCAGGATAAAATGTACGAGAGGAGAGATGAGTCTGAGGGAGATGACGTGGATGACGACTGA
- the ved gene encoding ventrally expressed dharma/bozozok antagonist has protein sequence MRGHFSIEWLAQSSQPAATESLSASTGSMTGLSTSGTNSESLPGFYCRQKSGIWQNEAHQESGNQMLDAHRLSSLTGSERNNQNRQSSHSIHNTQVTEAGFSSGTEEETSGYESEGGHSLSPVAPSDSASTSPPSPPSGRRPRTAFTAEQISSLEKAFKRNAYLGTQDKAELCKKLNLSDKQIRNWFQNRRMKLKRTVQDALAHACQANVASQLLHYPELQAYRPGPYPRYPPVHESPASAPYLHPPSLQYSSTSALPTVSALPLNSFCQYTSLPGMMLPSGTAPLMGSYQTYPQHY, from the exons ATGAGAGGACATTTCTCTATTGAATGGTTGGCCCAgagcagccagccagcagcCACAGAGAGCCTCAGTGCCTCCACTGGCTCCATGACTGGACTCAGCACCTCTGGGACAAATTCGGAGAGCCTGCCTGGGTTCTACTGCAGACAAAAGTCAGGGATCTGGCAAAATGAGGCGCACCAAGAAAGTGGAAACCAGATGCTTGATGCACACAGGCTTTCCAGTCTCACAGGCTCAGAGAGGAACAATCAAAACAGACAGAGCTCTCACAGTATTCATAATACACAAG TGACTGAGGCAGGATTCAGCAgtgggacagaggaggaaaccTCAGGGTATGAGAGCGAAGGGGGTCATTCCCTTTCCCCCGTGGCCCCGTCAGACAGCGCTTCCACCTCCCCGCCATCACCTCCGTCGGGCAGGAGACCTCGCACAGCCTTCACAGCAGAGCAGATCAGCAGCCTGGAGAAAGCCTTCAAGAGGAATGCTTACTTGGGAACGCAGGACAAAGCTGAGCTCTGCAAGAAACTCAACCTGTCTGACAAACAG atCCGCAACTGGTTCCAGAACAGgagaatgaagctgaagaggaCGGTGCAGGACGCCCTGGCTCACGCCTGCCAGGCAAATGTAGCCTCTCAGCTGCTGCATTACCCTGAGCTGCAGGCTTACAGGCCCGGGCCCTACCCTAGATATCCCCCGGTACATGAAAGCCCTGCGTCCGCCCCCTATCTCCATCCACCCAGCTTGCAGTAcagctccacctctgctcttcccACTGTCTCAGCATTGCCCCTGAACTCATTTTGCCAGTACACGAGCCTCCCCGGCATGATGCTGCCCTCAGGGACTGCTCCGCTCATGGGATCCTATCAGACATATCCTCAACATTATTGA
- the polm gene encoding DNA-directed DNA/RNA polymerase mu, translating to MVPLKRRKVVSSGAGADSSVKTRFPHVVLFLLERKMGASRRAFLSQLGRSKGFQLEEVFSKSVTHVISENNCGGEVRAWLESQEGGKGQKGDHGRPPVHLLDISWYTESMREGRPVEILDRHRLQEQQSNKVEVVVFSAPSYACKRRTTLKNHNTLLTEALSILAESAELNEDEGRGVAFRRAAAVLKCLPKAVSSMEQLRGLPCLGDHSMRVIKDILENGASSEAESTKQSERFKALKVLTGIFGVGAKTADRWFREGIHSLSQLQESGHTLNQAQQAGLQFYDDINLPVSKTEADAISEIVEKAVHAVLPGAEITLTGGFRRGKLTGHDVDFLITHPEEGKEEGLMPKVVSWLESQGFLLYQKTTRNSYLESKDGPGRPASNMDRFERCLSIFKLTKDRCVGQKQGTKQSATPIESHVKTVCSLGDPTQAKGEGNSESLTGSCQKTEPNPQSHPHPLSQIHPSNLTLNVLGQEKSLDVDQAQTSGHKPWRAVRVDLVVSPVSQFAFALLGWTGSKLFERELRRWAGHEKAMSLSSHALYDNKQSRYLRASSEEEIFAHLGLEYIPPTERNA from the exons ATGGTGCCTTTAAAACGCAGAAAAGTCGTCTCCTCGGGTGCTGGGGCTGACAGCAGTGTGAAAACCCGGTTTCCACacgttgttttgtttcttctggAGAGAAAAATGGGGGCCAGTCGAAGAGCTTTCCTCTCTCAGCTCGGACGGAGCAAAGGCTTTCAGCTGGaggaggtgttcag CAAATCAGTCACACATGTAATTTCGGAAAACAACTGTGGAGGCGAGGTTAGGGCGTGGCTGGAGTCgcaagagggaggaaaaggacaGAAGGGAGATCATGGCAGGCCACCTGTCCACCTTCTGGACATCAGCTGGTACACAGAGAGCATGCGTGAAGGTCGTCCTGTGGAGATCCTGGACAGACACAGGCTGCAG GAGCAGCAGAGTAACAAAGTGGAGGTCGTAGTGTTTTCGGCACCCAGCTATGCTTGTAAGAGAAGGACCACCCTCAAAAACCACAACACGCTGCTCACT GAGGCCTTGTCCATCCTGGCAGAGAGTGCCGAGCTCAACGAGGATGAGGGCCGAGGTGTTGCGTTCAGGCGAGCGGCCGCTGTGCTGAAGTGCCTTCCTAAAGCAGTGAGCAGCATGGAGCAGCTCAGAGGGCTGCCCTGTCTTGGGGATCATTCAATGAGGGTTATCAAG GACATTTTGGAAAATGGAGCGTCAAGTGAAGCTGAATCTACCAAGCAATCTGAGCGGTTCAAAGCTCTAAAG GTTTTAACAGGTATTTTTGGAGTCGGAGCGAAGACAGCAGATCGATGGTTCAGAGAGGGGATACACAGCCTGTCACAGTTGCAGGAATCAGGACATACACTCAACCAGGCACAGcaagcag GTTTGCAGTTCTATGACGACATCAACCTGCCAGTCAGTAAGACAGAGGCTGATGCCATCTCTGAGATTGTGGAGAAAGCTGTTCATGCTGTGCTGCCAGGGGCGGAGATCACTCTGACCGGAGGATTCAGGAG AGGGAAGCTGACAGGCCATGATGTTGATTTCCTGATAACGCACCCAGAGGAGGGCAAAGAGGAAGGACTAATGCCTAAAGTTGTCTCCTGGTTGGAGTCACAG GGTTTCCTGTTGTATCAGAAAACTACAAGAAACTCCTACCTCGAGTCGAAGGACGGCCCCGGTCGGCCCGCCTCGAACATGGACCGCTTTGAGAGGTGCCTCTCGATATTCAAACTGACCAAGGATCGGTGTGTGGGGCAGAAACAGGGAACAAAACAATCAGCGACGCCAATAGAAAGTCATGTTAAAACAGTATGTAGTCTTGGAGATCCCACGCAGGCTAAAGGTGAAGGGAACAGTGAGTCTCTTACAGGATCATGCCAGAAGACAGAACCAAATCCACAGTCACATCCTCATCCTTTGAGCCAGATTCACCCGAGCAACCTCACCCTAAATGTGCTCGGCCAGGAGAAAAGCCTGGATGTGGACCAGGCGCAAACCTCTGGACACAAACCATGGAGAGCAGTGAGAGTCGACCTGGTGGTCTCCCCTGTCAGCCAGTTTGCCTTCGCTCTGCTGGGCTGGACAGGATCCAAG TTGTTTGAGAGAGAGCTACGTCGTTGGGCGGGGCATGAGAAGGCCATGTCTCTAAGCAGCCATGCTTTGTATGACAACAAACAG AGCCGGTATCTGAGGGCGAGTTCAGAGGAGGAGATATTCGCTCATCTTGGTCTGGAGTACATTCCACCCACAGAGAGAAATGCTTGA
- the gnsb gene encoding glucosamine (N-acetyl)-6-sulfatase (Sanfilippo disease IIID), b produces the protein MAALGSGSGPTSRRRTHLAALTVPFVLALLTCSARCAGSDQPSNIILILTDDQDVQLGGMTPMKKTKTLIGDAGATFLNAFTATPLCCPSRSSILTGRYPHNHAVRNNSLSGNCSSLLWQKGPESEAFPLYLRKQKYQTFFAGKYLNQYGRKEAGDVGHVPPGWDQWHALVGNSQYYNYTLSVNGKEEKHGDSYEKDYLTDLILNRSLSFLDAKNGKHPFFLMLSPPAPHSPWTAAPQYQKEFSDVKAPRDGSFNKPGKDKHWLLRQPVNPMSNSSLNFLDDAYRKRWQTLISVDDMVDTLVKKLDNMKELDNTYIFYTSDNGYHTGQFSLPIDKRQLYEFDIRIPLMVRGPGIKPKQALQAPVLNIDLAPTILDISGFNLSLVNMDGQSFLSQMAPSLRNGTARPFFLVEYTGEGHPLQDPACPKLGPGLSQCFPDCVCEDAYNNTYACVRTFVEHNLQYCEFADSESFVEVYNLTSDPHQLENILKKVDPTLLQTMNQRLIKLQSCVGSSCHDITSQTTRSRADKAAGMRPKLWLEDTANH, from the exons ATGGCAGCTTTGGGGAGCGGATCCGGACCGACGAGCCGCCGGCGGACACACCTCGCCGCTCTGACCGTCCCGTTCGTCCTGGCGCTGCTCACCTGTAGCGCCAGGTGTGCAGGAAGTGACCAGCCGAGcaacatcatcctcatcctcaccgaCGACCAGGATGTGCAGCTTGGGGGAATG ACCCCGATGAAGAAAACCAAGACCTTGATTGGCGATGCAGGAGCGACATTTTTGAATGCT TTTACAGCCACACCGCTGTGCTGCCCCAGCAGAAGCAGCATTTTAACAGGACGGTACCCCCATAACCACGCggtgaggaacaactccctgtCCGGGAATTGCTCCAGCCTGCTTTGGCAGAAAGGCCCGGAGTCGGAGGCCTTCCCTCTGTACCTCAGGAAACAGAAATACCAGACGTTCTTCGCTGGGAAGTATCTGAACCAG TATGGCAGGAAAGAAGCAGGAGATGTTGGCCATGTTCCACCTGGCTGGGACCAGTGGCATGCACTG GTGGGGAACTCGCAGTACTACAATTACACTCTCTCTGTCAACGGCAAAGAGGAAAAGCACGGAGACAGTTATGAAAAAGACTACCTCACCGACCTCATA TTGAACAGGTCACTTAGTTTCCTGGATGCCAAGAACGGCAAGCATCCATTTTTCCTGATGCTGTCTCCTCCAGCGCCTCACTCTCCGTGGACAGCTGCACCCCAGTACCAGAAGGAGTTCAGCGATGTTAAAGCCCCTCGCGATGGAAGCTTCAACAAACCAGGAAAG gacaAACACTGGCTCCTCCGCCAGCCTGTCAACCCCATGTCAAACAGTTCACTCAACTTCCTAGATGATGCCTACAGGAAAAG atGGCAAACTCTCATCTCTGTGGATGATATGGTGGACACGCTGGTTAAGAAACTTGATAATATGAAGGAACTGGATAACACGTACATCTTCTACACCTCCGACAACGGCTACCACACAG GTCAGTTCTCTTTGCCTATTGATAAGAGACAACTGTATGAATTTGACATCAGGATCCCCCTCATGGTTCGCGGTCCTGGAATTAAACCAAAACAAGCATTGCAG GCTCCAGTTTTGAATATTGACTTGGCTCCCACCATATTGGACATATCTGGCTTCAACCTGTCTCTCGTGAACATGGACGGGCAATCTTTCCTCTCTCAGATG GCCCCCTCATTGCGCAACGGCACTGCACGGCCCTTTTTCCTCGTTGAGTACACAGGAGAGGGACACCCCTTGCAAGATCCTGCCTGCCCCAAACTTGGCCCTGGCTTATCT CAATGTTTCCCAGACTGTGTGTGCGAGGATGCCTACAATAACACCTACGCCTGCGTCAGGACCTTTGTCGAACACAACCTCCAATACTGCGAGTTTGCAGACAGTGAG TCATTTGTCGAGGTGTATAACCTGACCTCAGATCCCCACCAGCTGGAGAACATTCTGAAAAAGGTGGATCCAACCCTCCTGCAGACTATGAATCAGCGGCTGATAAAGCTACAGTCTTGTGTGGGCAGCAGCTGCCATGACATCACGAGCCAAACAACTCGCAGCAGAGCAGACAAGGCAGCAGGCATGAGGCCAAAACTTTGGCTGGAGGACACCGCCAACCACTGA
- the mrps24 gene encoding small ribosomal subunit protein uS3m produces MAASFNSTRSLVLLRAIAQSGTLCSSSGSRALHVTAVCCKNRAARIRVGKGDRPITYEQALHPHHIGHRKGWLSQHTSNLQGEGGAAERTVEDVFIRRFVFGTFHSCLANEIVIKRRGNVLTVCALMLQKLPPHKFYFLIGYSESLLSHLYKCPVKLEIQTLQDKVVYKYL; encoded by the exons ATGGCGGCGTCCTTCAACAGCACACGGAGCTTGGTGTTACTG agaGCCATTGCCCAGTCTGGCACATTATGCAGCAGCTCTGGAAGCCGAGCCCTCCATGTCACTGCGGTGTGCTGCAAG AATCGAGCAGCTCGTATCCGTGTGGGGAAAGGAGACAGACCTATAACCTATGAGCAAGCTCTTCACCCTCATCACATCGGTCACCGCAAAGGATGGTTGTCCCAGCATACAA GTAATCtacaaggagaaggaggggcAGCCGAGCGGACGGTGGAGGATGTCTTCATAAGACGATTTGTGTTTGGGACCTTCCATAGCTGTCTTGCCAATGAAATTGTGATTAAGAGGCGCGGCAACGTGCTCACAGTGTGTGCATTAATGCTACAGAAACTACCACCACATAAGTTTTACTTCTTGATAGGCTATTCAGAGTCGTTACTATCTCATTTGTACAAATGTCCTGTCAAACTGGAGATTCAGACCCTGCAGGATAAGGTAGTGTACAAGTACCTCTAA